A window of the Halichoerus grypus chromosome 2, mHalGry1.hap1.1, whole genome shotgun sequence genome harbors these coding sequences:
- the NT5C gene encoding 5'(3')-deoxyribonucleotidase, cytosolic type, protein MAAAMAARRARPVRVLVDMDGVLADFEAGLLRGFRRRFPGEPHVALEERRGFLAREQYRALRPDLADKVASVYEAPGFFLDLEPIPGALEAMQEMNNMQDTEVFICSSPLLKYEHCVGEKYRWVENHLGPQFVERIILTRDKTVVLGDLLIDDKDTIRGQEENPSWEHILFTCCHNQHLALPPTRRRLLSWSDNWREIIESKQGDRTVDSS, encoded by the exons ATGGCGGCGGCGATGGCGGCGCGGCGCGCGCGGCCCGTGCGGGTGCTGGTGGACATGGACGGCGTGCTGGCCGACTTCGAGGCGGGCCTCCTGCGGGGCTTCCGCCGCCGCTTCCCTGGGGAACCGCACGTGGCGCTGGAAGAGCGCCGCGGCTTCCTCGCCCGCGAGCAGTACCGAGCCTTGCGGCCGGACCTGGCG GACAAAGTGGCCAGTGTGTATGAAGCCCCAGGCTTTTTCCTAGACTTGGAGCCTATCCCAGGAGCCTTGGAAGCCATGCAGGAGATGAACAACATGCAGGa CACGGAGGTCTTCATCTGCTCCAGCCCTCTGCTGAAGTATGAACACTGTGTGGGTGAGAAG TACCGCTGGGTGGAGAATCACCTGGGGCCCCAGTTTGTGGAGCGCATTATCCTGACGAGGGACAAGACGGTGGTCTTGGGGGACCTGCTCATTGATGACAAGGACACCATTCGAG GCCAAGAGGAGAACCCAAGCTGGGAGCACATCTTGTTCACCTGCTGCCACAACCAGCACCTAGCCCTACCCCCAACGAGGAGACGGCTGCTCTCCTGGAGTGACAACTGGAGGGAGATCATAGAAAGCAAGCAGGGGGACAGAACAGTGGATAGTAGctga
- the JPT1 gene encoding jupiter microtubule associated homolog 1: protein MTTTTTFKGVDPNSRNSSRVLRPPGGGSNFSLGFDEPAEQPVRRNKMASSIFGTPEENPPSWAKSAGAKSSGGREDSESSGPQRRNSSEANAGDFLDLKGEGDIHENVDTDLQASLGQSEEKPVPAAPVPSPVAPAPVPSRRNPPGGKSSLVLG from the exons atgaccaccaccaccaccttcaaGGGAGTCGATCCCAACAGCAGGAATAGCTCCCG GGTTTTGCGGCCTCCAGGCGGTGGATCCAATTTTTCATTAGGCTTTGATGAACCAGCAGAACAGCCTGTGAGGAGGAACAAAATGGCATCTAGCATCTTTGGGACACCTGAGGAAAATCCTCCTTCATGGGCCAAGTCGGCAG GTGCCAAGTCTAGTGGTGGCAGAGAGGATTCTGAGTCATCTGGACCCCAGAGAAGGAACTCTTCTGAAGCAAATGCTGGAGACTTCTTAGATCTGAAG ggAGAAGGCGACATTCATG AAAACGTGGACACAGACTTGCAGGCCAGCCTGGGGCAGAGTGAGGAGAAGCCCGTGCCCGCTGCCCCTGTGCCCAGCCCAGTGGCTCCGGCCCCAGTGCCATCCCGAAGAAACCCCCCTGGTGGCAAGTCCAGCCTCGTCCTGGGTTAG